The sequence below is a genomic window from Neomicrococcus aestuarii.
GAGGTTTCTAATACACAGCTCCCCACCGTTCGGTCCGCCGCTGACGCCATCGAAAAGGCGCGCAGCGAAGGACGCCCCGCGCTGATTTGCTACTTGCCAGCAGGTTTCCCGGACGCTCAGACCACCATTGACGCCGCAGTGGCCATGGCCAAAAACGGCGCTGATGTCATCGAGATCGGCATCCCGTATTCGGATCCAGTCATGGATGGCGAAGTGATTCAGGCGGCCACGGTTCAGTCTTTGGCCAATGGCTTCCGCACCGCGCAGATCTTTGACATTGTTCGTGCGGTTACCGAGCAGTCCGACGCCGCGGTCTTGGTGATGACCTACTGGAACCCAGTAGTGCGCATGGGCGTTGACGAATTCGCGCGTCGCCTCGCTGAAGCTGGGGGAGCAGGACTCATTACCCCGGACCTGATTCCGGACGAAGCTGCCGAATGGTTTGAAGTTTCAGACAAGTACGGACTGGACCGCGTCTTCTTGGTGGCACCTAGCTCCACCCCCGAACGTATGGCCATGACCGTCAAAGCTAGCCGTGGATTCGTCTACTGCGTCTCCGTCATGGGAGTTACCGGAGCTCGTGACAACGTCTCAGCCGCAACACGCGCCGTCGTGGATCGCGCTCACGAAGCCGGCGCCGAGCGCGCTTGCGTGGGACTTGGAGTCTCCCGCCGCGAACACGTCGAGGAAATCGGCGCATACGCAGACGGCGTGATCGTCGGTACCGCCCTCGTAGCAGCACTTCGCGACCGCGGTGTTGAAGGCGTAGCTCAATTGACCGCAGAACTGTCAGGACGGACTCAGTAACTCATGATGACGGGCCTCGTGCTAGAACTCGCTAGCATCCAAGCATCCATTCCTTCTCCACCGGTGGAGTGGTCGCGGTTCCAGCTGGGCCCGCTCACCATCCACGTCTACGCGCTGTGCTTGCTCACCGGCGGACTTATTGGCGGATGGCTTGCTTACCGCCGCTGGAAGAAGAAGGGCGGGCCGGAAGACCCGTTTTTTTCCATCATCATGTGGGCCGTCATCTTCGGCATCATCGGCGCTCGTTTGTACCACGTGGTCAGCTCACCGGATGCGTACTTTGGCCCCAACTATGACGGCACCGGAGATCTGACCAAGATCTGGCAGATCTGGAACGGCGGCCTGGGCATTTGGGGCGCTGTTGCCCTGGGTGCTGTCGGCGCTTGGATTGGTTGCCGCCGCGCCGGACTGCGCTTGAGCGCGTTCGCCGATGCTGCTGCCCCCGGTGTCCTCTTGGCACAAGCCATTGGACGATGGGGAAACTACTTCAACCAAGAGCTCTACGGCGGTCCAACGACCCTGCCCTGGGGACTCGAAATTGATCCCACCAACGCGAGCTTCCCCGCAGGACTCCCGGCGGACACGCTATTCCACCCCACGTTCTTGTACGAATTCTTCTGGAACCTCGCCGGTGTAGCGCTCATCCTGCTTTTGGACCGCAAGTTCAAGTTCCAGCGCGGCGCTATGTTCTGGCTCTACGTGGCCGTATATACCGCCGGACGCACGTGGATTGAAATGCTACGCATCGATGAAGCGCAAATGATCACCATTCTGGGCATCACTCAGCGACTCAACGTGTGGACCAGCCTGCTGATGTTCCTGATCTCCGTGGTGCTCTTCGCGATCATGGCAACCCGCCCCCGACGTACCGGCCTGGACATCGTCTACTTGCCCGGAAAAGCGCCGGAAGAAACCACCGAGATTACTGAAGCTGAGGCACCTGCGGTAGCTGCGTCGTCGTCCTCTCACAGGGAAACCCCTGCGGAAAGCGGCGAAACGCAAACGAAACTCGAAGGCAATCCCACAGAAAAATCATGATGTTACGGGCGGTGCGAAAAAATGGAACGAAATTTCGCGCCGCCCGCAATCTGGGTGCTACTGTCAATCCAGCAAAAACACGTGGACGAGATCACACATGCCGTCTGCGACGCTGACCCTTTATTCTTCGTAAACCAACATGAAAGAATTCAGGGTAACGCCACAACGACGTGGACTCGCTTGCCGCTGATCCAGGTCATACCCCCTTTCTTGGCGCGCAAGCACGATTCGCTTGCGCCGGTCCGACACCGGACAAGTGACGAGTTGTACCGTTACAGAAAGGGCCCACCATGACTGAGCCGAAAAAGGCCACCACTCACAGCAATAACGCTGCTGAGGATCCCGTTGTTCTGGACCCCGTTGTGGAAGAGAAGAACAACGTGATATCTCCATTCGAGCGTTTCGCAAAGCTTCCAGAAGACCAAGGTCTCTACCGTAAGGACCAGGAAAAGGACGCTTGCGGCCTTGCCATGATCGCAACGCTCAAGGGTGAGCCGACGCACGAAATCGTGGTGCACGCCCTCGATGCCTTGCGCGCTCTTGAACACCGCGGCGCCGTGGGCGCTGACGAAGGTACCGGTGACGGCGCCGGTCTCCTGACCCAGATTCCGGATGCCTTTTTCCGTGAAGTAGTGAACTTCCCATTGCCGGCTGCCGGCGAATACGTGGTGGGTACCGCCTTCCTTCCGGATGACGCCGACGGTGAAGCCACCGCCCGCGCAGGTCTTGAAGAGCTCGTAGCGGCCGAAGGACTTCAGGTCCTTGGCTGGCGCGAAGTGCCGACCGATGATTCCATGATCGGTGCGCTGTCCCGCTCCTGCATGCCTCGCTTCGTTCAGTTGTTCGTAGGCGGTACGGCTGAGACTGATTACGACGACGCTGGCCAGAGTCTCGAGGCCCGTTCCTTCCGTATTCGCAAGCGTGCGCAGAACCGTTTCGGCGTGTACTTCCCGTCCTTCTCCGCGAAGACGATTGTGTACAAGGGCATGTTGACCACGGCTCAATTGGAGCCGTTCTTCCCTGACCTTTCCGATGAGCGTTTTGCGACGAAGCTTGCCATTGTGCACTCGCGCTTCTCCACTAACACGTTCCCGAGCTGGCCGTTGGCTCAGCCGTTCCGCATGATTGCTCACAACGGTGAAATCAACACCGTCAAGGGCAACCGTAACTGGATGCGCGCTCGCCAGTCCCAGCTCTCCTCGCCGATCCTGGGCGACGCTCCAGAAGAGCTGTTCCCGATCTGCACGCCGGGCGCTTCCGACTCCGCTTCCTTCGACGAAGTGGCCGAGCTGTTGTTGCTTTCGGGCCGCACCTTGCCGCAGGCCATCATGATGATGATTCCGGAGGCTTGGGAAAACAACCCATCCATGGATCCGGATCGCCGCGCGTTCTACGAATACCACTCGATGCTCATGGAGCCATGGGACGGCCCAGCTGCTGTGTCCTTCACCAACGGCACCCAAGTTGGTGCTGTTTTGGACCGCAACGGTCTTCGCCCAGCCCGCTACTGGGTCACCGAAGATGGACTTGTAGTGCTGGCCTCTGAGGTTGGCGTGGTTGACATCGCTCCAGAGCGCATTGTGCGCAAGGGCCGTGTCTCGCCAGGCAAGATGTTCTTGGTGGATACGGACCAGGGCCGCATCATTGAGGACTCCGAAGTCAAGGCTGACCTGGCAAACGCCAACCCGTGGCGCGAGTGGGTTCAAGAGAACCTCGTGAGCTTGGAAGAGCTTCCTGAGCGTGAGCACGTGGTTCACTCTGCGCAGTCCATCAACTTGCGTCAGCGCACCTTTGGCTACACCAATGAAGAGCTGAAGATCCTGCTTGCGCCAATGGCGCAGAACGGTGCCGAGCCGCTGGGTGCCATGGGATCGGACACCCCGGTGGCCATCCTTGCTAAGCGCCCTCGCTTGCTCTTTGACTACTTTGTACAGTCCTTCGCTCAGGTGACTAACCCGCCGCTGGATGCTATTCGCGAGGAGCTCGTGACGAGCCTTCGTACCTCCATTGGCCCGGACGGTAACCTGCTCAAGCTTTCCCATGTGAAGACCCAGCACATTTCGCTGGACTTCCCAGTGATCACCAATGATGATCTGGCCAAGATCATCAACGTGCGCGACGCCGACGGCGCCAAGGTGGGCCTGAAGGTCCGCGGTCTTTACCAGCCAGCTGGTGGAGCTAACGGACTGCGTGCTCGCTTGCACGAGATCTACGAGCAAGTCTCTACCGCCGTCAACCGCGGTGTGCAGTACATCGTGGTCTCTGACCGCGACTCCAACGCACAGTGGGCTCCGATCCCGTCCTTGCTCTTGACCTCGGCAATTCACAACCACTTGCTCAAGTCCGCTAACCGCACCAAGACCTCCTTGATTGTTGAGGCTGGCGACGTGCGCGAAGTGCACCACGTGGCAGTCCTCTTGGGCTACGGCGCTTCCGCTGTGAACCCTTACTTGGCACTTGAAACCGTTGAAGAGATGGCCAACAACGGCATCCTCGGCGACGTGACTGCTGAGAAGGCTCACGCGAACCTCATCAAGGCGCTCGGTAAGGGCGTTTTGAAGATCATGTCCAAGATGGGCATCTCCACGGTGTCCTCTTACTGTGGCGCGCAGACCTTTGAAGGTTTGGGCTTGTCTCAGCGCTTCATTGACATGTACTTCTCCGGTACCCCAACGCAAATGGGTGGCGTGGGACTTCAGGAAATCGCTGAAGAGATCGCCATGCGTCACGAGAGTGCGTACCCACAGAGTGGCAACCCTGACGCTCACCGCGAGCTCGAAACCGGCGGCGAGTACCAGTGGCGTCGCGACGGTGCACCGCACTTGTTTGACCCGGAGACGGTCTTCCGACTTCAGCACGCAACGCGCGAGCGCAGGTATGACATCTTCAAGAAGTACACCGAGGGCGTGGATAACCAGGCTCGCGACTTGAAGACGCTGCGCGGCCTGTTCTCCTTCAAGGAGGGCGCACGCGAGCCCATCTCGATCGACGAGGTGGAGCCGATCTCTGAGATCATCAAGCGCTTCTCCACGGGTGCAATGTCCTACGGATCCATTTCCAAGGAAGCCCACGAGACCCTCGCGATTGCCATGAACCAAATTGGTGGCAAGTCCAACACGGGTGAAGGTGGCGAAGATGTAGATCGCTTGCTCGATCCTGCGCGCCGCTCCAAGATCAAGCAGATCGCTTCCGGTCGCTTCGGTGTCACGAGCTTGTACTTGACGAATGCTGAAGACATTCAGATCAAGATGGCTCAGGGTGCTAAGCCGGGCGAAGGCGGCCAGCTCATGGCACAGAAGATGTACCCGTGGGTGGCGCGGACGCGTCACTCCACACCTGGCGTGGGCTTGATTTCCCCACCACCGCACCACGACATTTACTCGATCGAGGACCTCGCTCAGCTCATTTACGACGCAAAGCGTGCAAACCCTCAGGCTCGAGTCCACGTCAAGCTGGTTTCCGAAGTGGGAATTGGTACGGTTGCGTCCGGTGTCACGAAGGCTAAGGCTGATGTGGTGTTGGTTTCGGGGCACGACGGCGG
It includes:
- the trpA gene encoding tryptophan synthase subunit alpha, translating into MTEVSNTQLPTVRSAADAIEKARSEGRPALICYLPAGFPDAQTTIDAAVAMAKNGADVIEIGIPYSDPVMDGEVIQAATVQSLANGFRTAQIFDIVRAVTEQSDAAVLVMTYWNPVVRMGVDEFARRLAEAGGAGLITPDLIPDEAAEWFEVSDKYGLDRVFLVAPSSTPERMAMTVKASRGFVYCVSVMGVTGARDNVSAATRAVVDRAHEAGAERACVGLGVSRREHVEEIGAYADGVIVGTALVAALRDRGVEGVAQLTAELSGRTQ
- the lgt gene encoding prolipoprotein diacylglyceryl transferase → MMTGLVLELASIQASIPSPPVEWSRFQLGPLTIHVYALCLLTGGLIGGWLAYRRWKKKGGPEDPFFSIIMWAVIFGIIGARLYHVVSSPDAYFGPNYDGTGDLTKIWQIWNGGLGIWGAVALGAVGAWIGCRRAGLRLSAFADAAAPGVLLAQAIGRWGNYFNQELYGGPTTLPWGLEIDPTNASFPAGLPADTLFHPTFLYEFFWNLAGVALILLLDRKFKFQRGAMFWLYVAVYTAGRTWIEMLRIDEAQMITILGITQRLNVWTSLLMFLISVVLFAIMATRPRRTGLDIVYLPGKAPEETTEITEAEAPAVAASSSSHRETPAESGETQTKLEGNPTEKS
- the gltB gene encoding glutamate synthase large subunit, coding for MTEPKKATTHSNNAAEDPVVLDPVVEEKNNVISPFERFAKLPEDQGLYRKDQEKDACGLAMIATLKGEPTHEIVVHALDALRALEHRGAVGADEGTGDGAGLLTQIPDAFFREVVNFPLPAAGEYVVGTAFLPDDADGEATARAGLEELVAAEGLQVLGWREVPTDDSMIGALSRSCMPRFVQLFVGGTAETDYDDAGQSLEARSFRIRKRAQNRFGVYFPSFSAKTIVYKGMLTTAQLEPFFPDLSDERFATKLAIVHSRFSTNTFPSWPLAQPFRMIAHNGEINTVKGNRNWMRARQSQLSSPILGDAPEELFPICTPGASDSASFDEVAELLLLSGRTLPQAIMMMIPEAWENNPSMDPDRRAFYEYHSMLMEPWDGPAAVSFTNGTQVGAVLDRNGLRPARYWVTEDGLVVLASEVGVVDIAPERIVRKGRVSPGKMFLVDTDQGRIIEDSEVKADLANANPWREWVQENLVSLEELPEREHVVHSAQSINLRQRTFGYTNEELKILLAPMAQNGAEPLGAMGSDTPVAILAKRPRLLFDYFVQSFAQVTNPPLDAIREELVTSLRTSIGPDGNLLKLSHVKTQHISLDFPVITNDDLAKIINVRDADGAKVGLKVRGLYQPAGGANGLRARLHEIYEQVSTAVNRGVQYIVVSDRDSNAQWAPIPSLLLTSAIHNHLLKSANRTKTSLIVEAGDVREVHHVAVLLGYGASAVNPYLALETVEEMANNGILGDVTAEKAHANLIKALGKGVLKIMSKMGISTVSSYCGAQTFEGLGLSQRFIDMYFSGTPTQMGGVGLQEIAEEIAMRHESAYPQSGNPDAHRELETGGEYQWRRDGAPHLFDPETVFRLQHATRERRYDIFKKYTEGVDNQARDLKTLRGLFSFKEGAREPISIDEVEPISEIIKRFSTGAMSYGSISKEAHETLAIAMNQIGGKSNTGEGGEDVDRLLDPARRSKIKQIASGRFGVTSLYLTNAEDIQIKMAQGAKPGEGGQLMAQKMYPWVARTRHSTPGVGLISPPPHHDIYSIEDLAQLIYDAKRANPQARVHVKLVSEVGIGTVASGVTKAKADVVLVSGHDGGTGASPLNSLKHAGVPWELGLAETQQTLMINGLRERVTVQVDGQLKTGRDVVIAALLGAEEYGFATAPLVVSGCIMMRVCHLDTCPVGVATQNPELRSRFTGKPEFVVNFFEFLAEEVREILASLGFRTLDEAIGHAELLDRQAAMDHWKSSHLDLSPMFSVYDDGQDGPRRRTGTQNHELDQHFDNQLIGMSKDALENRMPVTINLPVVNTDRAVGTMLGNAVTKKFGAENLAPDTISVTLTGSAGQSLGAFLPAGITLRLFGESNDYVGKGLSGGHISVRPHEGSQLVAADNVIAGNVIGYGATSGELYLSGIVGERFLVRNSGATAIVEGIGDHGCEYMTGGTAVIIGETGRNFGAGMSGGRAFVLDLDVAKVNADSLAAKELLLEPLSEADVEEVRELLVRHVEETASVKAQSLLDDFANVVGRFTKVLPRNYAAVLKTREDAIAEGLDPDGDVVWNKILEATRG